From a single Microbacterium murale genomic region:
- a CDS encoding transcriptional regulator, with protein sequence MNDLDPVIHPPARLQLCGILAQVDDVEFAFAKARLGVSDSVLSKHAKALEDAGYLTITKRTVSARQRTWLALTAQGRRAFRAHMVALQRLAAGAIRT encoded by the coding sequence ATGAACGACCTTGATCCGGTGATCCATCCGCCGGCGCGGCTTCAGCTCTGCGGCATCCTCGCGCAGGTCGACGATGTCGAGTTCGCGTTCGCCAAAGCCAGGCTCGGCGTTTCAGACTCTGTGCTTTCCAAGCATGCGAAGGCTCTCGAGGACGCGGGATATCTCACGATCACCAAACGGACAGTCAGCGCCCGCCAGCGAACATGGTTGGCGCTCACAGCGCAAGGGCGGCGAGCCTTCCGTGCGCACATGGTTGCGCTGCAGCGATTAGCTGCTGGCGCTATTCGCACGTGA
- a CDS encoding TetR/AcrR family transcriptional regulator, with the protein MSAAKAPGRPAGRTGEDLLSVAREVFLERGYNGTSMDEVARRARISKASLYREHTSKTALYSAVVRQWATMGGEAMRPALDRLRNAGDIRQGLIDLAVSMRSGILSPPVLEMRRLVIAEAVAQPEVARMYLAESWARNIQNLAETLEELAQQRRTKLEDSNAAASEFTWLVVGAPLNARLLSGEDDLRGVDRAVDLFLSAYRDLERA; encoded by the coding sequence ATGAGCGCAGCGAAAGCCCCGGGTCGACCAGCGGGTCGCACGGGGGAGGATCTCCTGTCGGTCGCTCGGGAAGTCTTTCTTGAGCGCGGCTACAACGGGACGTCCATGGATGAAGTGGCGCGACGGGCGAGGATCTCGAAGGCTTCTCTCTATCGGGAACACACGTCGAAGACTGCGCTGTACTCTGCCGTGGTGCGCCAGTGGGCGACCATGGGGGGAGAGGCGATGCGGCCGGCGCTGGACCGGTTGCGCAACGCGGGTGACATCCGCCAGGGGCTCATCGACCTTGCGGTATCCATGCGGAGCGGCATCCTGAGCCCGCCAGTGCTGGAGATGCGCAGGCTGGTCATAGCCGAAGCTGTTGCCCAGCCGGAAGTCGCGCGAATGTACCTCGCGGAGAGCTGGGCCAGGAATATTCAGAACCTCGCCGAGACGCTGGAGGAACTGGCGCAGCAGCGCCGTACAAAGCTCGAGGATTCGAACGCCGCGGCGTCGGAGTTCACCTGGCTGGTTGTCGGAGCGCCGTTGAATGCACGGTTGCTGTCCGGCGAAGATGATTTACGCGGGGTGGATCGGGCCGTGGACCTCTTTCTCTCCGCATACCGCGACCTGGAGCGCGCCTAG